A stretch of the Clostridium fungisolvens genome encodes the following:
- a CDS encoding sensor domain-containing diguanylate cyclase encodes MDDYRLMYERIHEEFETYQNFAEKQLQVLSERNTRLERDLDALANIVEVSQYINSYISHENLISMINDMIVGILGGTYSTIYLIEDGKLEVKATNTNSQEIIFPTIINSYIENAEEFVVNSKDIIFEDQDFRRDIRSVIGFPIRIRNRNIGYIMVEHTLYRFFTRAHIKFVSSIANQIAIAIENSILYKRIQESSKRDPLLNIYNRKYFFENLDKKIKDFPDKSFGIVMIDVDNFKKVNDNFGHQFGDEALQHVVEVIKSCLKDEDIIARYGGEEIIVCLRGDETEKEMEERVEQTRKKLENSPVIRDNIIKTITISIGLSFYPVDGHSVDAVVEVADSLMYKAKSSGKNRVISSLIFR; translated from the coding sequence ATGGACGATTACAGATTGATGTATGAAAGAATACATGAAGAGTTTGAGACCTATCAAAATTTTGCTGAAAAGCAATTACAGGTGCTAAGTGAAAGAAATACTAGATTGGAAAGAGATCTAGATGCACTAGCAAATATAGTTGAAGTAAGCCAATATATTAATTCATACATTTCTCATGAAAACTTAATATCAATGATAAATGATATGATTGTTGGTATACTTGGAGGAACTTACTCTACAATCTATCTTATAGAAGATGGAAAACTAGAAGTTAAAGCAACTAATACAAACTCTCAAGAAATAATATTTCCTACTATTATAAACAGTTATATTGAAAATGCTGAAGAATTCGTAGTAAATTCCAAAGATATAATATTTGAAGATCAAGACTTTAGAAGAGACATTCGTTCAGTAATAGGATTTCCTATAAGAATAAGAAATAGAAATATTGGATATATAATGGTTGAACATACATTATATAGATTCTTTACAAGGGCACATATAAAGTTTGTGTCGTCTATTGCCAATCAGATTGCTATCGCTATTGAAAATAGTATACTTTATAAAAGAATTCAGGAATCATCCAAGAGGGATCCTCTTCTTAATATATATAATAGAAAATATTTCTTTGAAAATTTAGATAAGAAGATTAAAGATTTTCCAGATAAGAGCTTCGGAATAGTTATGATAGATGTAGATAATTTCAAAAAGGTTAATGATAATTTTGGACATCAATTTGGAGATGAAGCCCTTCAACATGTAGTTGAGGTTATAAAAAGCTGCCTTAAAGATGAAGATATAATTGCAAGATATGGTGGAGAAGAAATAATAGTTTGTCTACGTGGTGACGAAACAGAAAAAGAGATGGAAGAACGAGTAGAGCAAACAAGAAAAAAATTGGAGAATAGTCCTGTTATAAGAGACAATATTATAAAGACAATAACTATAAGTATTGGATTAAGCTTTTATCCTGTGGACGGACATAGCGTTGATGCGGTGGTAGAAGTAGCCGATTCACTAATGTATAAGGCTAAGAGTTCCGGTAAAAATAGAGTAATAAGTTCACTGATTTTCAGATAA
- a CDS encoding AlbA family DNA-binding domain-containing protein translates to MDKKKLLSLLAREEGRKLDFKQRLELNFETGKKELTKDICAIANSNGGRGYIVVGIEDKTKKIIGISEEDKFNEEKIQQIVASRCDPPIPVSVDYLRIEDKDVAVITIYNWEQRPYQVRESGAFFIRRGSTTDIMRKQELVAAFEESLNLNIEACAIVRSDISALNMEIVNKYFKSKSIEINDENREFLLQRSSITSRDRETGETICTLGGLLVFSDINSIYIPHNMIKIINKINKNKPEVIIVQGNIINMIDLCEIHLKELLPADYPYIAVLEAIKNAVLYREYSEFSRIIEVYMGYNSIVVMSPGELMKTNKKNGDTRDYNRRNMWLYEKVITLDDKGRFLKNNTGLSNMKKAFKGKGKIIFINSKQENVFKVIFPGVSEAL, encoded by the coding sequence ATGGATAAGAAAAAACTTTTAAGCCTACTAGCTAGGGAAGAAGGAAGAAAGTTAGATTTTAAACAACGATTAGAGTTGAACTTTGAAACGGGCAAAAAGGAATTAACGAAGGATATATGTGCTATAGCTAATTCTAATGGTGGAAGAGGCTATATAGTAGTTGGAATAGAAGATAAGACAAAGAAAATCATAGGGATAAGTGAAGAAGATAAATTTAATGAGGAAAAAATTCAGCAGATAGTAGCCTCTAGGTGTGATCCTCCAATACCGGTATCTGTGGATTATCTTAGAATTGAAGATAAAGATGTAGCAGTGATAACCATATATAACTGGGAACAGAGACCATATCAAGTAAGAGAGAGTGGAGCGTTTTTTATAAGAAGGGGTTCCACTACTGATATCATGAGAAAACAAGAGCTTGTTGCTGCTTTTGAGGAAAGTTTAAACCTTAATATAGAAGCCTGTGCTATTGTAAGGAGTGACATCAGTGCTTTAAATATGGAGATAGTTAATAAGTACTTTAAGTCTAAATCCATTGAAATAAATGATGAGAATAGAGAATTTCTTCTTCAAAGGAGCTCGATAACTTCTAGAGACAGGGAAACAGGAGAAACTATTTGTACTCTTGGAGGGCTCTTAGTATTTTCAGATATAAATAGTATATATATACCTCATAACATGATAAAAATAATAAATAAAATAAATAAGAATAAACCAGAGGTTATAATAGTTCAAGGTAATATAATAAATATGATTGATCTTTGTGAAATTCACTTAAAGGAATTGCTGCCAGCTGATTACCCATATATTGCAGTATTAGAAGCTATTAAAAACGCGGTTTTATACAGAGAATATTCAGAATTCTCAAGGATAATTGAAGTTTATATGGGATATAACTCCATTGTAGTGATGAGTCCAGGCGAGCTTATGAAAACCAATAAAAAGAATGGTGATACAAGGGATTATAATAGAAGAAATATGTGGTTATATGAAAAAGTGATAACCCTAGATGATAAAGGGAGATTTCTAAAGAATAACACAGGTTTGTCTAACATGAAAAAAGCTTTTAAAGGAAAAGGAAAGATAATATTTATTAATTCTAAACAAGAGAATGTTTTTAAAGTTATATTTCCAGGAGTAAGTGAAGCTTTATAA
- the tyrS gene encoding tyrosine--tRNA ligase — protein sequence MAQVLDELVERGYIKQFTHENETRELLEKEKITFYIGFDPTADSLHVGHFIAMMFMAHMQRAGHRPIALIGGGTAMVGDPSGKTDMRKMLTKEQIQHNVDCIKKQMEKFIDFSEGKAILANNADWLLNLNYVDFLREVGTHFSVNRMLTAECFKQRLEKGLSFLEFNYMLMQGYDFYELNQKYDCKMQLGGDDQWSNMIAGVELIRRKSQKDAFAMTCTLLTNSEGKKMGKTENGALWLDPEKTSPYDFYQYWRNVGDADVEKCLALLTFLPMDEVRRLGSLKDAAINDAKKVLAFEVTKLIHGEDEAAKAQSAAEALFGAGSDMSNVPTVTVTKEKLGLSLLDVLAETAIIPSKAEGKRLVQQGGLSINGEKVTDFKRELTEEDFKDGAALIKRGKKNYNKIELA from the coding sequence ATGGCACAAGTACTTGATGAGTTAGTTGAACGTGGATACATAAAACAGTTTACTCATGAAAATGAAACTAGAGAATTACTAGAAAAGGAAAAAATAACTTTTTATATAGGTTTTGATCCAACAGCTGATAGTCTTCATGTTGGGCATTTTATTGCTATGATGTTTATGGCACATATGCAAAGAGCTGGACACAGACCAATTGCACTAATTGGTGGAGGAACAGCTATGGTTGGAGATCCAAGTGGAAAAACTGATATGAGAAAGATGCTTACAAAAGAGCAAATACAGCACAATGTAGATTGCATAAAGAAGCAAATGGAGAAGTTTATTGATTTCTCAGAGGGAAAAGCAATTCTTGCAAACAATGCTGATTGGCTTTTAAATCTAAACTATGTAGATTTCTTAAGAGAAGTAGGAACCCATTTCTCAGTAAATAGAATGCTTACTGCGGAATGCTTTAAACAAAGACTAGAAAAGGGACTTTCCTTCTTAGAATTTAACTATATGTTAATGCAAGGTTATGATTTCTATGAATTAAACCAAAAGTATGATTGTAAGATGCAGCTTGGAGGAGATGATCAGTGGTCAAATATGATTGCTGGTGTTGAACTTATAAGAAGAAAATCTCAGAAAGATGCTTTTGCAATGACATGTACGCTGCTTACTAACAGTGAAGGTAAGAAGATGGGGAAAACAGAAAATGGGGCTTTATGGTTAGATCCAGAAAAGACATCTCCATATGATTTCTATCAGTATTGGAGAAATGTAGGAGATGCTGATGTTGAAAAATGTCTTGCATTACTTACTTTCTTACCTATGGATGAAGTAAGAAGACTAGGTTCGTTAAAGGACGCTGCTATAAATGATGCAAAGAAGGTTCTTGCTTTTGAAGTTACAAAGCTTATACATGGAGAAGATGAGGCTGCTAAAGCTCAAAGCGCAGCAGAAGCTTTGTTTGGTGCTGGAAGTGATATGAGTAATGTACCTACAGTAACTGTAACTAAAGAAAAGCTAGGACTATCACTTTTAGATGTTCTTGCTGAAACTGCTATAATTCCATCAAAGGCTGAAGGAAAGAGATTAGTTCAACAGGGCGGATTATCAATAAATGGAGAAAAGGTAACTGATTTTAAAAGAGAATTAACTGAAGAAGACTTCAAAGATGGAGCTGCTCTAATAAAAAGAGGTAAAAAGAATTATAATAAAATTGAATTAGCTTAA
- a CDS encoding EscU/YscU/HrcU family type III secretion system export apparatus switch protein, translated as MNQRRKAAALKYEQNFEAPIVTAAGMGVIADKIIEKAEENKIPVVYNKELAEMLSNVDVGDNIPYDLYEAVAHVIAYVTDIDKLIDER; from the coding sequence GTGAACCAAAGGAGAAAAGCTGCTGCACTTAAATACGAACAGAATTTTGAAGCACCTATTGTAACTGCAGCAGGTATGGGAGTTATCGCTGATAAGATAATTGAAAAAGCAGAGGAAAATAAAATACCTGTGGTTTATAATAAAGAGTTAGCTGAGATGTTGTCAAACGTAGATGTAGGCGATAATATTCCCTATGATCTTTACGAAGCTGTAGCCCATGTGATAGCCTATGTAACTGATATAGATAAACTAATAGACGAAAGGTGA
- a CDS encoding metallophosphoesterase: MALYAISDLHLALNVDKPMDIFGQNWYRHDEKIKENWISKITAEDTVLIGGDISWSMTADESKDDLDWINNLPGRKIIIKGNHDYWWSSISKLNAMYEGMHFIQNNFFTYEDYAICGTRGWICPGSDKFTSRDEKIYSREQIRLKLSLDAAKRAGYEKFICMIHYPPTNEKFDGSAFTEIFKEYNVEKVIYGHLHGPALSRVINGMHEDVQYIMTSCDYINFNPVKILD; encoded by the coding sequence ATGGCGCTATATGCTATTTCTGATCTTCATCTTGCTTTGAATGTTGATAAGCCTATGGATATATTTGGACAGAACTGGTATAGGCATGATGAAAAGATAAAAGAAAATTGGATAAGTAAAATAACCGCAGAAGATACTGTACTAATAGGCGGTGATATATCATGGTCAATGACTGCTGATGAAAGTAAGGATGACCTTGATTGGATTAATAATCTCCCAGGAAGAAAAATAATAATAAAGGGAAATCATGACTATTGGTGGAGCAGTATATCTAAATTAAACGCTATGTATGAAGGGATGCATTTTATACAAAATAACTTTTTTACATATGAAGATTATGCCATATGTGGCACACGAGGATGGATTTGTCCAGGTAGTGACAAGTTTACAAGCCGTGATGAGAAGATTTATTCTAGAGAACAAATAAGATTAAAGCTGTCCTTAGATGCTGCTAAAAGAGCTGGATATGAAAAGTTTATTTGTATGATACATTATCCACCTACTAATGAAAAATTTGATGGATCGGCCTTCACAGAAATATTTAAAGAATATAATGTGGAAAAGGTCATATATGGCCACCTGCATGGCCCAGCACTATCAAGAGTGATAAATGGTATGCATGAAGATGTTCAGTATATAATGACTTCATGTGACTATATTAACTTTAACCCAGTAAAGATTTTAGATTAA
- a CDS encoding ArsR/SmtB family transcription factor encodes MEMNYKELEELAEMLKIIAHPVRLCIIKGLLESGGCNVSHMQECLKLPQSTVSQHLQKLRSFGIIEGDKNGLEITYRVSNDKVSKIVKAITEIDRLSK; translated from the coding sequence ATGGAAATGAATTATAAAGAATTAGAAGAATTAGCAGAGATGCTTAAAATAATTGCACATCCTGTAAGACTTTGTATAATAAAAGGTTTGCTTGAGAGTGGAGGCTGCAATGTTTCTCATATGCAGGAATGTTTAAAATTACCTCAATCAACTGTGTCTCAGCACCTTCAAAAATTAAGATCCTTTGGAATTATAGAAGGCGATAAGAATGGGCTGGAAATAACCTATAGAGTTAGTAATGACAAAGTAAGCAAGATAGTAAAGGCTATAACTGAGATAGATAGATTATCAAAATAG
- a CDS encoding DsrE/DsrF/DrsH-like family protein produces the protein MSKKVIIVGGVAGGASAAARIRRLDENAEVVMFEKGEHISFANCGLPYYIGETIKEREKLLVQTPEAMKRRFNIDVKINSEVVSVDTERKSVKVVSKEYGEYEESYDFLVLSPGAKPIRPNIKGIDNDNIYSLRNIADTDRIKAVIDAKKSRKAVVIGGGFIGIEMAENLVERNLQVTLVEAAPHILAPFDTEMVAIAEKELAFSGVSLILNNGVKSFIDSESGVVVELNDGTKIETDMVILAIGVTPDTAFLKESGIKLGERGHILVDAHMKTSADGVLAVGDAIAVKDFVNGNEAFVPLAGPANRQGRIAADNICGISSEYKGTMGTSILKIFSLVAASTGNNERTLKRLGKEYKKAYAHPMSHASYYPGATELSIKLLYDLDGKILGAQALGYDGADKFIDVIATAIRFGAKVDDLTELELAYAPPFLSAKSPANMIGFIAQNDLRGLADLYSLDELKTLDKDDTILLDVRDELEAENGIIEGAINIPVNSLRERMNELDKAKEILVYCAVGLRGYVASRMLSQNGFKVKNLTGGYKSFMQGNYKVNEPSLENAFTNKDDIKDYSSETVEKGYENMDNSKVIELDACGLSCPGPLMKVKTAMDSLENGDVLCVKASDPGFYEDIKAWTKRTNNELLDIKKSGAIINAYIRKSNVLSHETAVTSDGGQIKTDNDGKTIVVFSGDLDKAIASFIIANGAAAMGRKVTMFFTFWGLNILRKHDKIDTKKNIVEKAFGMMMPRGSKKLTLSRMNMGGLGAKMIRAVMKNKNIQSLEDLIQAAMDNGVNIVACTMSMDVMGIKKEELLDNVNFGGVGYYLGEAEDSNVNLFV, from the coding sequence ATGAGTAAAAAAGTTATAATAGTTGGTGGAGTAGCAGGTGGAGCATCTGCAGCTGCAAGGATTAGAAGATTAGATGAAAATGCTGAAGTTGTTATGTTCGAAAAGGGTGAACATATATCTTTTGCAAATTGCGGACTACCATACTATATCGGAGAAACTATTAAAGAGAGAGAAAAGTTATTGGTTCAAACTCCAGAAGCTATGAAGAGAAGATTTAATATAGATGTAAAAATAAATAGTGAAGTGGTATCTGTTGATACAGAAAGAAAAAGTGTGAAGGTAGTTTCTAAAGAGTATGGAGAATATGAAGAATCATATGATTTTCTGGTACTTTCACCTGGTGCAAAACCTATAAGACCAAATATAAAAGGCATAGATAATGATAATATTTATTCACTAAGAAATATAGCAGATACAGATAGAATAAAGGCTGTAATTGATGCGAAAAAATCACGTAAGGCTGTTGTTATTGGTGGTGGATTTATTGGTATTGAAATGGCTGAAAATCTCGTTGAAAGAAACTTGCAAGTTACTTTGGTAGAAGCAGCCCCTCATATCCTAGCTCCATTTGACACAGAGATGGTTGCAATTGCAGAAAAGGAACTTGCCTTTAGTGGAGTTTCGCTGATTCTTAATAATGGTGTTAAAAGCTTTATTGATAGTGAATCAGGAGTAGTAGTTGAACTAAATGATGGAACAAAAATAGAGACAGATATGGTAATTCTAGCTATAGGTGTAACTCCAGATACAGCTTTTTTAAAGGAGTCAGGAATAAAGTTAGGTGAAAGAGGTCACATTTTAGTAGATGCGCACATGAAAACTTCTGCAGATGGAGTTTTAGCTGTTGGTGATGCTATAGCAGTTAAAGACTTTGTAAATGGAAATGAAGCTTTTGTTCCACTTGCTGGACCAGCTAACAGACAAGGAAGGATAGCAGCAGATAATATCTGTGGAATTAGCTCAGAATATAAGGGAACCATGGGAACGTCTATATTAAAGATATTCTCACTTGTTGCAGCTTCAACTGGAAATAATGAGAGAACATTAAAGAGATTAGGTAAAGAGTATAAGAAAGCGTATGCTCATCCTATGTCTCATGCAAGCTACTATCCAGGAGCTACTGAACTTTCAATAAAGCTATTATATGATTTAGATGGCAAGATATTGGGAGCTCAAGCGTTAGGTTATGATGGGGCTGATAAGTTTATTGATGTAATAGCTACAGCAATAAGATTTGGAGCTAAAGTTGATGATTTGACTGAACTAGAACTTGCATATGCACCGCCATTCCTTTCAGCTAAATCACCTGCAAATATGATAGGATTCATTGCTCAAAATGATTTAAGAGGTTTGGCTGATTTATATTCGTTAGATGAACTAAAGACTTTAGATAAAGATGATACTATACTGCTAGATGTTAGAGATGAATTAGAAGCAGAGAATGGGATTATAGAAGGAGCGATAAACATACCTGTCAATTCGTTGAGAGAAAGAATGAACGAGCTTGATAAAGCAAAGGAAATATTAGTATATTGTGCTGTAGGTTTAAGAGGTTATGTTGCTTCGAGAATGCTATCTCAAAATGGTTTTAAAGTTAAAAACCTCACTGGTGGATATAAGAGCTTTATGCAAGGAAATTATAAGGTTAATGAACCTTCCTTAGAAAATGCTTTCACTAATAAGGATGATATTAAAGATTATAGTTCTGAAACTGTAGAGAAAGGTTATGAAAATATGGATAACAGTAAGGTTATTGAATTAGATGCTTGTGGACTTAGTTGTCCTGGACCATTGATGAAAGTAAAAACTGCTATGGATAGTTTAGAAAATGGAGATGTTCTTTGCGTTAAGGCTTCTGACCCAGGCTTCTATGAAGATATCAAAGCTTGGACTAAGAGAACTAATAATGAACTACTAGATATAAAGAAATCTGGAGCAATAATAAATGCTTATATAAGAAAGAGTAATGTATTAAGTCATGAGACTGCAGTTACCAGTGATGGAGGTCAGATAAAAACAGATAATGATGGAAAGACTATTGTAGTCTTCTCAGGTGATTTAGATAAAGCTATAGCATCCTTTATAATTGCAAATGGAGCGGCTGCTATGGGAAGAAAGGTCACTATGTTCTTTACTTTCTGGGGACTTAATATACTTAGAAAACATGATAAAATAGACACTAAAAAGAATATTGTTGAAAAAGCATTTGGAATGATGATGCCTAGAGGCAGCAAAAAGCTTACACTTTCTAGAATGAACATGGGTGGCCTTGGTGCTAAGATGATTAGAGCGGTTATGAAAAATAAGAATATACAATCCTTAGAGGATTTAATACAGGCTGCAATGGATAATGGAGTTAATATAGTAGCATGTACTATGTCTATGGATGTAATGGGAATAAAGAAAGAAGAGCTTCTAGATAATGTTAATTTTGGTGGCGTAGGTTATTATTTAGGTGAAGCTGAGGATTCAAATGTGAATCTTTTTGTATAA
- a CDS encoding methyl-accepting chemotaxis protein, producing MGLFSKKKESIREITATQPEEVAVKEVVNTDYHKLVDKLVTLSNEADNVKSNIGDVTNSISSLTTSSESINEELHTADGMLRGFNDSMESLAMNINNVHISVLDTDELADKGIVTINSLDSSLKELQQAFQVSYSTVNELVSKLESVNMITDSISQIASQTNLLALNAAIEAARAGEAGKGFSVVAGEVRKLAENSKQAVQSITKILDEIKVEILNASSAMNGGNTAIVAQHDTIVETKDTFTNIKNSIDGATSEINDCLVNLVATAEQKDNLINFIGNVTTLSKENSALVDEIAVTLNDQVGSLSEFTDSVKEIEKDLNK from the coding sequence ATGGGATTATTTTCAAAAAAGAAAGAGTCTATAAGAGAAATTACCGCTACTCAACCAGAAGAAGTAGCAGTAAAAGAAGTAGTAAACACTGATTACCATAAACTTGTGGACAAACTGGTTACACTTTCTAATGAAGCCGATAATGTTAAGAGTAACATTGGAGATGTAACTAACTCTATATCAAGCCTTACAACCTCAAGTGAATCAATCAATGAAGAACTTCATACAGCAGATGGAATGCTTAGAGGTTTTAATGATTCTATGGAATCTTTAGCAATGAACATTAACAATGTACATATTTCTGTTCTTGATACTGATGAATTAGCAGATAAAGGTATCGTTACAATTAACTCATTAGATTCATCACTAAAAGAACTTCAACAAGCTTTCCAAGTTTCATATTCAACTGTAAATGAGCTTGTATCAAAGTTAGAATCAGTTAATATGATAACTGACTCAATAAGCCAAATAGCAAGTCAAACAAACCTACTTGCTTTAAATGCAGCTATTGAAGCAGCTAGAGCTGGTGAAGCTGGTAAAGGATTCTCTGTAGTAGCTGGAGAAGTTAGAAAGCTTGCAGAAAACTCAAAACAAGCTGTTCAAAGTATAACAAAAATATTAGATGAAATAAAAGTAGAAATACTTAATGCTTCTTCTGCTATGAATGGCGGAAATACAGCAATAGTAGCTCAACATGATACTATAGTTGAAACAAAAGATACTTTCACTAATATTAAAAATTCTATAGATGGTGCTACTTCAGAAATAAATGATTGTTTAGTTAACCTTGTTGCAACTGCTGAACAAAAGGATAACTTAATTAATTTTATAGGAAATGTAACTACTCTATCAAAAGAAAATTCAGCTTTGGTAGATGAAATAGCAGTAACTCTAAATGATCAAGTTGGCTCTCTTTCAGAATTTACTGATTCAGTTAAGGAAATAGAGAAAGATCTTAATAAATAG
- a CDS encoding DUF2225 domain-containing protein: MDKIFSGLENLGFDNLQNVDLYNKEEKAKADAAKAQKKEIDLSTFLYDKECQCPVCEIKFKARSPKTNGPRLQSKDSDFFMRYSVINPYFYDVYVCPTCGYSAMKADFNKLKSYQIEPIVKGVSSKWNRKAYPAIYDEKIAIERYKLALINSVVMEGKSSTKAMICLKLAWMYRLLEDNANETAFLEKALEGFDNAYQNEDFPIYGMDRFSLMYLLGELSRRIGKTEAALQWFSKVISSIQAPQKIKDMTRDMRELIKDQQL, translated from the coding sequence ATGGATAAAATTTTTTCAGGATTAGAAAACTTGGGGTTTGACAATCTACAAAATGTAGATTTATATAACAAAGAAGAAAAAGCAAAAGCAGATGCTGCGAAAGCCCAAAAAAAAGAAATAGATTTATCAACATTTTTATACGATAAGGAATGCCAATGCCCTGTATGCGAAATTAAATTTAAGGCTCGTTCACCAAAAACAAACGGACCTAGATTACAAAGTAAAGACTCAGATTTCTTCATGAGATATTCAGTTATAAACCCATATTTTTATGATGTTTATGTGTGTCCAACTTGTGGCTATAGTGCAATGAAGGCTGATTTTAACAAATTAAAATCTTACCAAATTGAACCTATTGTAAAAGGTGTATCTAGTAAATGGAATCGTAAAGCGTATCCTGCAATTTATGACGAGAAGATAGCTATTGAAAGGTATAAATTAGCCCTAATAAATAGTGTTGTGATGGAAGGAAAAAGTAGTACAAAAGCAATGATATGTCTTAAACTTGCTTGGATGTATAGACTACTTGAAGATAACGCTAATGAAACTGCATTCTTAGAAAAAGCTTTGGAAGGCTTTGACAACGCTTACCAAAATGAAGACTTCCCTATATACGGTATGGATAGATTTAGCCTAATGTATCTTCTTGGTGAACTGTCCAGAAGAATAGGAAAAACCGAAGCAGCACTTCAATGGTTTAGCAAAGTAATTAGCAGTATTCAGGCACCCCAAAAGATTAAAGATATGACTAGAGATATGAGAGAATTAATTAAAGATCAACAATTGTAA
- a CDS encoding GTP pyrophosphokinase, whose product MAIKNWKEFLTPYEQAVEELKVKLKSIRKEYRRKNEYSPIEFITGRVKEVSSILEKANKFNIPLQRLQYEMEDIAGVRIMCQFVDDIQRVVEIIRERKDMQILYEKDYVANVKGSGYRSYHMIIKYPVNMAEGQKEILAEFQIRTLAMNFWATIEHSLNYKYKQQIPSEIKQKLKKAADAAFRLDEEMLEIKDEIKDAQKLFEVKSDLISTIMNNILSLMSIGKLAEASRYQVSLNKLIEEGEVWELNNLLHLVQRDIEKYKEI is encoded by the coding sequence ATGGCAATAAAGAACTGGAAGGAATTCCTTACTCCTTATGAGCAGGCTGTTGAGGAATTGAAAGTTAAGCTAAAAAGTATAAGAAAAGAGTATAGAAGGAAGAATGAATATTCACCTATTGAATTTATTACTGGAAGAGTAAAAGAAGTTTCCAGTATTTTAGAGAAAGCAAATAAATTCAACATTCCATTGCAGAGGCTTCAATATGAGATGGAAGACATAGCTGGTGTTCGTATAATGTGTCAGTTTGTTGATGATATACAAAGAGTTGTTGAAATTATAAGAGAAAGAAAAGATATGCAGATACTATATGAGAAGGACTATGTTGCCAATGTAAAGGGTAGTGGCTATAGAAGTTATCATATGATAATCAAGTATCCAGTGAATATGGCTGAAGGACAAAAGGAAATACTAGCAGAGTTTCAAATAAGAACTTTAGCTATGAACTTTTGGGCTACCATAGAACATTCTTTAAATTATAAATATAAACAACAGATTCCTAGCGAGATAAAGCAAAAGCTTAAAAAAGCAGCTGATGCAGCCTTTAGGCTAGATGAAGAGATGTTAGAGATAAAAGATGAAATAAAGGATGCACAAAAGCTATTTGAGGTTAAATCAGATCTTATCTCTACTATAATGAACAATATATTAAGTCTTATGTCTATTGGAAAGCTTGCTGAGGCTTCAAGATACCAAGTTTCTCTTAATAAGTTAATTGAAGAAGGAGAAGTATGGGAACTTAATAATCTGCTTCACTTGGTTCAAAGAGATATAGAGAAATACAAGGAAATATAA
- a CDS encoding NAD(P)H-dependent oxidoreductase: MNNLVVFAHPNQQSFCKGIVDTVVKASKEAGANVKVRDLYQMQFCPLLKPDDFVAFQSGGTPADIKEEQDQIKWADVITFVFPVWWASMPAILKGYIDRVFSYGFAYEYVDGAPNGLLKGKKVVIFSTTGTPNEMYAASGMHKSMEQTIGQGIFNFSGIKEVDQTFFGAVPYVTDEIRKDYLGDVSRIITQNISHTVRVPIES, encoded by the coding sequence ATGAATAATTTAGTTGTTTTTGCACATCCAAATCAACAAAGTTTTTGTAAGGGAATAGTAGATACTGTAGTTAAGGCTTCTAAAGAAGCAGGCGCAAATGTAAAAGTTAGAGATTTATATCAAATGCAATTTTGCCCACTACTTAAGCCTGATGATTTCGTGGCTTTTCAAAGTGGCGGTACCCCAGCCGATATAAAAGAAGAACAAGATCAGATCAAATGGGCTGATGTAATAACTTTCGTTTTCCCTGTATGGTGGGCATCTATGCCAGCAATTTTAAAGGGATATATAGATAGAGTATTTTCATATGGTTTTGCTTATGAATATGTAGATGGAGCTCCAAATGGGCTATTAAAAGGCAAGAAGGTAGTTATATTCTCTACTACTGGTACCCCAAATGAAATGTATGCAGCAAGTGGAATGCACAAATCTATGGAACAAACTATAGGTCAAGGCATATTTAACTTCAGTGGAATAAAAGAAGTGGATCAAACCTTCTTTGGTGCAGTTCCTTATGTTACTGATGAAATCCGTAAAGATTATCTAGGTGATGTAAGTAGAATCATCACACAAAACATTAGTCATACTGTGAGAGTTCCAATAGAAAGCTGA